A stretch of Triplophysa rosa unplaced genomic scaffold, Trosa_1v2 scaffold228_ERROPOS374949, whole genome shotgun sequence DNA encodes these proteins:
- the LOC130550052 gene encoding myoD family inhibitor domain-containing protein 2-like has translation MSEVVVSGVRRLSTISEKDVDPGDELQSSGESEWRGSVASLCSCGKPSVDSSTLASFESYQPDAADDCATLLLACLYCRFCDIMTLLPDACERGFNRCFPSYKYFNATNEQNKAKDCCSCNVDFDCGLMNSCHETSELLELAMEISEVCYR, from the exons ATGAGTGAAGTTGTGGTGAGTGGGGTGAGAAGGTTGAGCACTATCTCAGAGAAGGACGTGGACCCTGGTGATGAGCTCCAGTCTTCAGGAGAGAGTGAATGGAGAGGATCGGTCGCGTCGCTCTGCTCGTGTGGAAAGCCCAGTGTGGACAGCAGCACGCTCGCATCATTTGAGTCCTATCAGCCTGATGCTGCAG ACGATTGTGCAACCCTGCTCCTGGCGTGTCTCTACTGCCGCTTCTGTGACATCATGACCCTGCTGCCGGATGCTTGTGAGAGGGGCTTTAACCGTTGCTTCCCCTCTTACAAGTATTTCAACGCCACCAACGAGCAGAACAAAGCCAAAGACTGCTGCAGCTGTAATGTGGATTTTGACTGCGGTCTAATGAACTCCTGCCACGAGACCAGCGAGTTACTCGAGCTGGCTATGGAGATATCAGAAGTCTGCTACCGCTAA